A stretch of the Lolium perenne isolate Kyuss_39 chromosome 3, Kyuss_2.0, whole genome shotgun sequence genome encodes the following:
- the LOC127321132 gene encoding uncharacterized protein, whose amino-acid sequence METFLSGIMDEDAISIDLMDEECYIREDYDADDMDIDTPTHSSGEESIDPFDFVYSNLPNSTHILKQEPNCEHCHAKKFERETDGFCCRNGNIKLAEPEPIPELMRLWSSADADSRHFRESLRFFNGHFSFTTLGVSLDNDCTNMRSGVYTFRAQGKLYHNMHSFGPNSRSEHLQLYLYDDDPSLVHRKEATKDLDQEVVRKEVHILKGNPYSEKFRSLGAHKDNLQDYRIELNTDKKLDQRRYNLPVSSEVAAIWVEGSDLANRFKCSITLYGNNNERHSIHATQGCYDPLSYPLFFPKGELGWHPNLPKRDKPWHVAQLSRENRGDEDGGANICVSARDYYCYRLQTRQAIFNPILHGGRLFQQFAVDMYIKIDGCRLSWVREHQLEIRADIYKGIVDSITAGETRASAVGTRIVLPWKFQGGFRDMKCRHMNAMALVQTYGKPDIFPTMTCNPNWQEIQDALLPGQTPQDRPDIVVRVFRSKLETMKEMLTKKHILSVVKAYVYVVEFQKRGLPHAHFLLIMDSKYKLIVPE is encoded by the exons ATGGAGACCTTCCTAAGCGGTATCATGGACGaggatgccatctccattgacctCATGGACGAGGAGTGCTATATCCGTGAAG ATTACGACGCTGATGACATGGACATTGATACACCGACACACTCATCCGGCGAGGAATCTATCGATCCTTTTGACTTTGTGTACTCAAACCTCCCAAACAGCACACACATCCTAAAGCAAGAACCAAACTGCGAACACTGCCATGCCAAGAAGTTTGAGCGTGAGACCGATGGTTTCTGTTGTCGAAACGGAAATATCAAGCTGGCTGAACCAGAGCCTATCCCGGAGCTAATGAGGTTATGGTCTAGCGCGGATGCGGACTCTCGACATTTTCGGGAGAGCTTACGATTCTTCAACGGCCACTTCTCATTCACAACTCTTGGCGTCAGCCTAGACAACGACTGCACGAACATGAGGTCCGGGGTGTACACATTCCGAGCTCAAGGCAAGTTGTACCACAACATGCATTCATTTGGGCCAAACTCTCGCTCGGAACATCTACAGCTCTACTTGTACGACGACGATCCAAGTCTGGTACATCGCAAGGAAGCCACCAAAGACCTGGACCAAGAGGTCGTGCGGAAGGAAGTCCACATACTAAAAGGAAACCCCTACTCTGAGAAGTTCAGGAGTTTGGGGGCCCACAAGGACAACCTACAGGACTACCGTATAGAACTGAACACCGACAAGAAGCTAGACCAACGGAGATACAATTTACCGGTGTCGTCCGAGGTGGCTGCGATCTGGGTCGAGGGCAGCGACCTGGCAAATAGATTCAAGTGTAGCATTACCCTATACGGAAATAACAACGAGAGGCATAGTATACATGCCACACAAGGATGCTATGACCCGCTCTCGTACCCCCTCTTCTTCCCCAAGGGGGAGCTCGGTTGGCATCCAAATCTCCCTAAACGTGATAAGCCTTGGCACGTTGCGCAGCTATCAAGAGAGAACCGCGGGGACGAAG ATGGAGGTGCCAATATATGCGTCTCCGCAAGGGACTACTACTGTTACCGACTACAGACGCGTCAGGCTATATTCAACCCCATACTACATGGAGGGCGGCTCTTCCAACAGTTTGCGGTCGACATGTACATAAAGATTGATGGTTGCAGGTTGAGTTGGGTCAGGGAGCACCAGCTAGAGATACGTGCCGATATATATAAAGGCATTGTGGATAGCATCACGGCTGGAGAGACTCGGGCAAGCGCTGTTGGGACAAGGATTGTTCTCCCGTGGAAGTTCCAGGGGGGCTTCCGAGACATGAAGTGCAGGCATATGAACGCCATGGCGTTGGTGCAGACGTACGGCAAGCCTGACATCTTCCCGACGATGACCTGCAACCCAAATTGGCAGGAGATACAGGATGCACTACTTCCAGGACAAACCCCGCAAGACCGACCAGACATTGTGGTCCGAGTGTTTAGGTCCAAGCTGGAGACGATGAAAGAGATGCTGACCAAGAAGCATATCCTGAGCGTTGTGAAGGCCTATGTCTATGTGGTCGAGTTCCAGAAGAGGGGCCTCCCACACGCCCATTTTCTGTTGATCATGGATTCAAAATATAAGCTCATTGTGCCAGAGTAG
- the LOC127321131 gene encoding uncharacterized protein, with protein MLDSRWVVPYNPYLLRMFDCHINVEVCSSIKAVKYLYTYVYKGHDQTSFNIEKPDADGNIDEIKRFVDARWVTPPEAMWRIFGFKLCENHPSVLPLPLHLENMQMVTFKAGDNLNDVAARENPSMLMEYFVANEKHAWARDILYKDFPGSFTWQTTKYWKKRDKGQQVGRIISAHPAEGERYFLWVLLNHVPGSRSFEDLKTVNGVLCDNFREAAERRGLIEADNTLDQCLTESEQFAMPATLRTLFATILVFCEPGDVRGLWDRHLEAMSDDYRRKHTCPKEVEQKVLLDIRGMLQSMGKDIKSFPLPDIDETYDNTDGEAREVIEETNIQVDKEDASLATSLNHEQRLAYDEMLAAVDGGNGGVFFVDGPGGTGKTYLYRALPARVRGERKLRWPQRRQESPHPSCQEAGQHTQGSRSH; from the coding sequence ATGCTAGACAGTAGATGGGTTGTGCCTTACAACCCGTACCTCTTGCGGATGTTTGACTGCCACATCAACGTGGAGGTGTGCTCCAGCATAAAGGCCGTCAAGTACCTATATACGTACGTATACAAGGGCCACGATCAAACTTCATTCAATATCGAGAAGCCCGATGCTGATGGTAACATAGACGAGATTAAGAGATTCGTTGATGCAAGGTGGGTTACTCCACCAGAGGCCATGTGGAGGATATTCGGCTTTAAGCTATGTGAGAACCACCCGTCGGTCCTACCGTTGCCGCTTCATCTCGAAAATATGCAAATGGTCACGTTCAAAGCGGGAGACAACCTAAACGACGTCGCTGCCCGAGAGAACCCATCCATGCTGATGGAGTATTTCGTGGCTAACGAGAAGCACGCGTGGGCTCGAGATATTCTTTACAAAGATTTTCCGGGAAGTTTCACATGGCAAACAACAAAGTACTGGAAGAAAAGGGACAAGGGCCAACAAGTAGGCCGAATCATATCAGCCCATCCTGCCGAGGGGGAGAGATACTTCCTATGGGTGCTTCTAAATCACGTACCAGGCTCAAGGTCCTTCGAAGATCTCAAAACAGTGAACGGTGTGCTATGTGATAACTTTCGTGAAGCCGCCGAGAGGAGGGGTCTCATCGAGGCCGACAACACGCTCGACCAGTGTCTTACCGAGTCAGAGCAGTTCGCCATGCCAGCCACACTCAGGACGCTCTTCGCAACGATCTTGGTATTCTGCGAGCCTGGAGATGTGCGCGGCCTTTGGGATAGGCACCTTGAGGCGATGTCTGACGACTACCGGCGCAAACACACATGCCCAAAAGAagtggagcagaaggtgttgcttGATATCAGGGGCATGCTGCAGTCCATGGGAAAAGACATAAAATCGTTCCCTCTACCAGACATCGACGAAACCTATGACAACACAGATGGCGAGGCCAGGGAGGTCATCGAGGAAACCAATATCCAAGTAGACAAGGAAGACGCTTCTCTAGCGACCTCACTAAACCATGAGCAGAGGCTTGCCTACGACGAAATGCTAGCGGCAGTTGATGGCGGAAATGGGGGCGTATTCTTCGTGGATGGCCCAGGAGGCACAGGGAAGACCTACCTTTACAGGGCACTGCCCGCTAGGGTTCGAGGAGAGAGAAAATTGCGTTGGCCACAACGACGTCAGGAGTCGCCGCATCCATCATGCCAGGAGGCAGGACAGCACACTCAAGGTTCAAGATCCCACTAA
- the LOC127321130 gene encoding uncharacterized protein, whose amino-acid sequence MASLILWDEATMTKRQAIEALDRSMRDIMECPYRPFGGKTIVFGGDFRQVLPVVRKGSRGQIIDASLRSSKHWKGMRQLRLVKNMRAQNDRWFADYLLRVGNGTEETDEDGNIQLPEDICVSSTGNDTADIKKPIDHVFPALDHNMENPDYMTSRAILSTRNNSVDGINMHMIERFQGEETIYYSFDSAENDPHGYHPQEFLNDLTPNGLPPHALKLKINCPVILLRNIDPANGLCNGTRLVVRGFQSNAIAAEIVVGQHAGERVFLPRIPLCPSDDDMFPFRF is encoded by the coding sequence ATGGCTTCGCTCATTTTATGGGACGAGGCAACCATGACAAAACGGCAGGCAATTGAGGCATTAGACAGAAGCATGCGAGACATCATGGAATGCCCATACCGGCCTTTTGGGGGCAAGACTATCGTGTTCGGTGGGGACTTCAGGCAGGTGCTTCCGGTAGTGAGGAAAGGATCACGAGGTCAGATAATAGACGCAAGTCTGCGGAGCTCGAAACACTGGAAGGGCATGCGCCAGCTAAGGCTCGTCAAGAACATGAGGGCGCAAAACGATCGATGGTTCGCGGATTACCTCCTGAGGGTAGGTAACGGCACCGAGGAAACTGACGAGGACGGAAACATCCAGCTTCCCGAAGATATATGTGTGTCATCTACAGGCAATGACACGGCTGATATAAAGAAGCCGATCGACCACGTGTTTCCTGCCCTAGACCACAACATGGAAAATCCGGATTACATGACTTCTCGAGCGATCCTCTCCACAAGGAACAACAGCGTCGACGGAATAAACATGCACATGATTGAGCGTTTTCAGGGCGAGGAGACGATCTACTATAGCTTCGATAGCGCGGAGAACGATCCACACGGCTACCATCCTCAAGAGTTCCTGAATGACCTAACTCCTAATGGGCTTCCCCCGCACGCGCTTAAACTGAAGATAAATTGCCCAGTTATATTGTTGAGGAATATCGACCCAGCTAACGGGCTATGTAATGGCACGAGGCTTGTGGTCCGTGGGTTCCAGAGTAACGCCATTGCCGCAGAGATTGTCGTGGGACAGCACGCAGGGGAGAGGGTGTTTCTTCCTCGGATACCTCTATGCCCATCCGACGATGACATGTTCCCGTTTAGATTCTAG